A region from the Duncaniella dubosii genome encodes:
- a CDS encoding Sec-independent protein translocase subunit TatA/TatB, whose amino-acid sequence MIPCFLNFGTGELIIIFFAIILLFGAKRIPELARSMGKGISMFKQGMNEAVDQIKETPDAKPSSADSASDNTQTKNEADRK is encoded by the coding sequence ATGATACCTTGCTTTCTAAATTTCGGCACAGGCGAACTCATCATAATCTTTTTCGCTATCATCCTGCTTTTCGGAGCGAAACGTATCCCCGAACTTGCCCGCAGCATGGGCAAAGGCATCAGTATGTTCAAACAGGGCATGAACGAAGCCGTCGACCAGATAAAGGAAACTCCCGATGCGAAACCGTCGTCGGCAGATTCTGCCTCTGACAATACTCAAACCAAAAACGAAGCTGACCGGAAGTGA
- the fabD gene encoding ACP S-malonyltransferase: protein MKAFVFPGQGAQFVGMGKDLYDNNEVAKEMFEKANEILGFRITDLMFEGTDEDLRQTKVTQPAIFLHSVILAKTMGEEFAPSMVAGHSLGEFSALVAAGALSFEDGLRLVSARAQAMQKACELKPSTMAAVIALPDEKVEEICAEIPGVVVCANYNCPGQLVISGEEEAIDAACVKLKEAGAKRAMRLKVGGAFHSPCMEPARAELAEAIEKTEVHTPVVPVYQNVDARPHTDPAEIKANLVAQLTAPVRWTQSVQNMIADGADEFIELGPGKVLQGLVNKINREVATSGRQ from the coding sequence ATGAAAGCATTTGTATTTCCCGGTCAGGGAGCCCAGTTCGTCGGAATGGGCAAAGACCTCTACGACAACAATGAAGTGGCAAAGGAAATGTTTGAGAAAGCAAATGAAATTCTCGGTTTCCGCATCACTGACCTTATGTTTGAAGGCACAGACGAAGACCTTCGTCAGACCAAGGTTACACAGCCTGCAATTTTTCTCCACTCTGTGATACTCGCCAAGACAATGGGCGAAGAATTTGCCCCCTCGATGGTGGCAGGTCACTCGCTCGGCGAATTCTCTGCACTTGTCGCTGCCGGAGCGCTCAGCTTCGAAGACGGCCTCCGTCTCGTGTCGGCCCGCGCACAGGCCATGCAGAAGGCTTGCGAACTCAAGCCCTCGACGATGGCTGCCGTTATCGCACTTCCCGACGAAAAGGTTGAAGAAATCTGCGCCGAGATTCCCGGTGTGGTTGTCTGCGCCAACTACAACTGCCCTGGCCAGCTCGTAATTTCAGGCGAAGAAGAAGCTATCGACGCTGCATGTGTCAAGCTCAAGGAAGCCGGAGCAAAGCGCGCGATGCGACTCAAGGTAGGCGGTGCGTTCCACTCTCCCTGCATGGAGCCTGCACGCGCCGAGCTTGCAGAAGCAATCGAAAAGACAGAGGTCCACACTCCCGTTGTGCCTGTTTACCAGAACGTCGATGCCAGGCCTCACACCGATCCCGCTGAAATCAAGGCTAACCTCGTGGCTCAGCTCACCGCACCCGTGCGCTGGACTCAGAGCGTGCAGAACATGATTGCCGACGGAGCTGACGAGTTTATCGAACTCGGCCCGGGCAAGGTGCTTCAGGGTCTTGTCAACAAGATCAACCGCGAAGTAGCCACCTCAGGCCGTCAGTAA
- a CDS encoding DUF2156 domain-containing protein → MITPRQNAGYTTAVITARPRRESQLRFRPLTLSDVDKLRPFFSQACCRTCDFTVGGMFMWTDYFDYTYCIFNDTLFIKGVTEDDVTRPAFSIPVGKMGIEESVNILLEHCRREGCELIFSAVPEAYVAPLQALGAKSVEKLEGWSDYLYDAQALATLSGKKLNKKRNHVNRFEAENPGYTFEPLTPDLLPAVREFFNATHLPLSKPALADIERAQVMHVLDNLDAYGFEGAVLSTPSDGIVAFTLGEVKGDTLYTHIEKMNHEVVGAGETVNKLFAAMMTERQPGLIYINREEDVGDPGLRHAKESYHPSELLDKYNVTF, encoded by the coding sequence ATGATAACGCCACGCCAGAATGCAGGCTACACCACCGCTGTCATCACAGCGCGTCCGCGAAGAGAGAGCCAGCTCAGATTCAGGCCCCTTACGCTTTCGGATGTCGATAAACTCCGTCCGTTTTTCTCACAGGCATGTTGCCGAACGTGTGATTTCACTGTCGGCGGTATGTTCATGTGGACTGATTATTTCGATTACACATACTGTATCTTCAACGACACACTCTTTATTAAGGGAGTGACCGAAGACGATGTAACACGACCGGCTTTTTCAATCCCCGTCGGCAAGATGGGGATTGAGGAGTCGGTCAATATTTTGCTCGAACACTGCCGTCGCGAAGGCTGCGAGCTAATCTTTTCGGCTGTGCCTGAGGCTTATGTCGCACCGCTTCAGGCACTCGGCGCAAAGTCGGTAGAGAAGCTTGAAGGCTGGAGCGACTATCTGTATGACGCGCAAGCTCTTGCCACTCTGAGTGGCAAGAAGCTTAACAAGAAGCGTAACCATGTCAACCGTTTCGAGGCCGAGAATCCCGGCTATACATTCGAGCCGTTGACTCCAGATCTGCTTCCCGCTGTGAGAGAGTTTTTCAACGCGACACATCTTCCGTTGTCAAAACCGGCGTTGGCCGACATCGAGCGTGCGCAGGTGATGCACGTGCTTGACAATCTGGATGCCTACGGATTCGAGGGCGCTGTGCTTTCGACACCCAGCGACGGAATCGTGGCTTTCACCCTCGGGGAAGTGAAGGGCGACACGCTCTATACACATATTGAGAAAATGAACCACGAGGTTGTCGGCGCGGGTGAGACTGTCAACAAGCTGTTTGCCGCTATGATGACCGAACGCCAGCCGGGACTCATATACATCAACCGAGAGGAAGATGTCGGCGACCCGGGACTGCGCCACGCCAAGGAATCCTATCACCCGAGCGAACTTCTTGACAAATACAACGTCACCTTCTGA
- a CDS encoding DMT family transporter produces MAAVSYGTNPLFAVPLYELGMDVSSVLFYRYVFAAMILGAIMWMRGDSFRLERRDLPLMVILGIFFALSSVLLFEAYNYMDVGLASTLLFVEPVFIALILWLFYREGFHCGPLSSIAICLAGVAFLCNRARGTCDGNRNHPRHILRALPMDSTWCSSTRAASAISPGRR; encoded by the coding sequence GTGGCTGCGGTGAGCTACGGCACAAACCCTCTGTTTGCCGTCCCCCTCTATGAACTGGGGATGGACGTATCGTCAGTGCTGTTTTACCGCTACGTGTTTGCGGCGATGATACTCGGCGCAATCATGTGGATGCGCGGCGACAGTTTCCGCCTCGAACGGCGAGATTTGCCGCTTATGGTCATACTGGGTATATTTTTTGCGCTTTCATCGGTGTTGCTCTTCGAAGCCTATAATTATATGGACGTAGGACTTGCGTCGACGCTGCTGTTTGTCGAACCGGTGTTCATAGCCTTGATCCTATGGCTCTTTTATCGCGAAGGATTTCACTGTGGACCATTATCTTCGATAGCCATCTGCCTGGCTGGAGTCGCTTTTCTCTGTAATCGGGCAAGGGGCACATGTGACGGCAACAGGAATCACCCTCGTCATATTCTCCGCGCTTTGCCTATGGACTCTACATGGTGCTCATCAACAAGAGCCGCATCCGCCATCTCTCCGGGTCGACGCTGA